One stretch of Actinacidiphila sp. DG2A-62 DNA includes these proteins:
- a CDS encoding site-specific integrase: MADPIKKIVLRNGSVRYRTVVDAGRDENGKRVQLTITRDSKTEVKNERARILHERAAGTLIAPSKITVGEWLDQWLDYKRRDVEETTIRTYRLALLHVRERLGHIRLQELTEDQVQDCMDDIVAHGRRRGGTAGTRLAVSTAEGVLTRLREALSRAVVRRLIPVSPAQYVRISLADKKTDKRERPKAEPWTAAEAQTFIRGIEGDRLYAPLLLSLMGLRPAEVCGQRWTDIDLTAGTIEITLTRTMIGNNTVLEKDTKTAAGERGLPLPERPWEALKRFRAQQAREKLLAGEAYTDSGYVVVNELGEPLNTRQLREYAYRLMTALALRRVRLYDARHSVLSFLAVSGVPDVILAAWAGHTSASFTKRRYVHVNTEDMRPAAEVWDRFHGGPAAVPTART; encoded by the coding sequence ATGGCTGATCCGATCAAGAAGATCGTCCTGCGGAACGGCTCCGTGCGGTATCGCACGGTGGTCGACGCCGGCCGGGACGAGAACGGCAAACGCGTCCAGCTCACCATCACCCGGGACTCGAAGACCGAGGTCAAGAACGAGCGGGCCCGCATCCTGCACGAGCGGGCCGCCGGAACGCTCATCGCCCCCAGCAAGATCACGGTGGGGGAGTGGCTTGACCAGTGGCTGGACTACAAGCGGCGCGACGTGGAAGAGACCACCATCCGCACGTACCGCCTAGCCCTGCTCCACGTCCGCGAGCGCCTCGGGCACATACGGCTTCAGGAGCTGACCGAGGACCAGGTGCAGGACTGCATGGACGACATCGTGGCCCACGGGCGGCGCCGCGGCGGCACCGCCGGGACCCGGCTCGCCGTGTCGACCGCCGAAGGCGTCCTCACCCGACTCAGGGAGGCTCTCAGCCGGGCCGTAGTCCGCAGGCTCATCCCGGTCAGCCCGGCGCAGTACGTGCGGATCAGCCTCGCCGACAAGAAGACCGACAAGCGCGAGCGCCCCAAGGCCGAGCCGTGGACCGCGGCGGAGGCGCAGACGTTCATCCGCGGCATCGAGGGTGACCGGCTGTACGCGCCGCTGCTGTTGTCGCTGATGGGTCTGCGGCCGGCCGAGGTGTGCGGGCAGCGTTGGACCGACATCGACCTGACGGCCGGCACGATCGAGATCACGCTCACCCGCACGATGATCGGCAACAACACGGTCCTGGAGAAGGACACGAAGACCGCCGCCGGCGAGCGCGGGCTTCCGCTCCCGGAACGGCCGTGGGAGGCGCTGAAGCGGTTCCGCGCGCAGCAGGCCCGCGAGAAGCTGCTCGCCGGCGAGGCGTACACCGATAGCGGCTACGTGGTCGTGAACGAACTCGGGGAGCCGCTCAACACCCGGCAGCTACGCGAGTACGCGTACCGGCTGATGACCGCCCTCGCGCTGCGGCGGGTGCGGCTGTACGACGCGCGGCACTCGGTGCTCAGCTTCCTGGCCGTCAGCGGCGTCCCGGATGTCATCCTCGCCGCGTGGGCCGGGCACACGAGCGCCAGTTTCACCAAGCGTCGGTACGTGCACGTCAACACCGAGGACATGCGCCCGGCCGCCGAGGTCTGGGACCGCTTCCACGGCGGCCCCGCAGCGGTACCGACCGCCCGGACGTGA
- a CDS encoding DUF6907 domain-containing protein, with amino-acid sequence MTDRTVTVVTTDHGPITIPEPPWCTGTYHPDGGARAEISHSGPVIDVLVGTERGPQRLAELLLWQVPFPAPDEAHRDAVHVVVQLLDGHHYGYDAPALEALAVDLTEAAAKVRRVARRLAAEVPGGNR; translated from the coding sequence GTGACCGACCGTACCGTCACCGTGGTCACCACCGACCACGGACCGATCACCATCCCCGAACCCCCGTGGTGCACCGGGACCTACCACCCGGACGGCGGGGCCCGCGCCGAGATCTCCCACAGCGGCCCCGTGATCGATGTGCTGGTCGGGACCGAGCGCGGCCCGCAGCGCCTCGCCGAGCTGCTGCTGTGGCAGGTCCCGTTCCCCGCGCCGGACGAAGCGCACAGGGACGCGGTGCACGTCGTCGTGCAACTGCTGGACGGGCACCACTACGGGTACGACGCGCCCGCCCTGGAAGCCCTCGCCGTCGACCTCACCGAGGCCGCGGCGAAGGTGCGCCGGGTCGCCCGTCGGCTGGCCGCTGAGGTCCCCGGGGGCAACCGATGA
- a CDS encoding DNA-binding protein, producing MAEIPHITSVLTSPKVPPTLAEVRDWPATVDVAQAATALGISRSQLYEEIRCGDAPVRVLRFSSRIRVVTASLVALLESA from the coding sequence ATGGCGGAAATCCCGCACATCACCAGCGTCCTGACCAGCCCCAAGGTCCCGCCGACGCTCGCCGAGGTCCGCGACTGGCCGGCCACCGTGGACGTGGCCCAGGCCGCGACCGCGCTCGGCATCTCGCGCAGTCAGCTCTACGAGGAGATCCGTTGCGGCGACGCCCCCGTGCGCGTGCTCCGCTTTTCCAGCCGCATCCGGGTCGTCACCGCGTCCCTCGTGGCGCTGCTCGAATCCGCGTGA
- a CDS encoding hemolysin family protein: MTVVQLLIGALTLVLNAGFVGAEFGLISVRREQIEPRAESGDRRARGVLWGLEHLAQVLAGAQLGITACTLVLGIVAEPAIAHLLEPLFHAAHVPHGAVHPISFVIALAVATYLHMLCGEMVPKNVALADPVRAALLFGPPLVTVTRALRPVIFAVNALANAGLRLLRVEPRSEVASVFSDDELSRMVVDAGAAGLLDQRAAARLRDALELGRRPVGAIVLPPDRVVRAPLGITPEGLEALGARSGFSRFPVADGDGRVLGYLHVKDALDAEPRDTPFPRSALRPITRVGAAAPLDDVLTAMRAGRAHLAAVVDDEGRGMGLVTMEDVLKELVGRGRA; encoded by the coding sequence ATGACGGTCGTGCAGCTGCTGATCGGCGCGCTGACGCTGGTGCTGAACGCGGGGTTCGTCGGCGCCGAGTTCGGGCTGATCTCGGTGCGCCGCGAGCAGATCGAGCCGCGGGCGGAGTCCGGTGACCGCCGGGCGCGCGGCGTGCTGTGGGGCCTGGAACACCTCGCGCAGGTGCTGGCCGGCGCCCAGCTGGGCATCACCGCCTGCACGCTGGTGCTCGGCATCGTCGCCGAGCCCGCGATCGCGCACCTGCTGGAACCGCTCTTCCACGCCGCGCACGTGCCGCACGGCGCGGTGCACCCGATCTCGTTCGTGATCGCGCTGGCGGTGGCCACGTACCTGCACATGCTGTGCGGCGAGATGGTGCCGAAGAACGTCGCGCTGGCCGATCCGGTGCGGGCCGCGCTGCTGTTCGGCCCGCCGCTGGTGACGGTGACCCGGGCGCTGCGGCCGGTGATCTTCGCCGTGAACGCGCTGGCCAACGCCGGGCTGCGGCTGCTGCGGGTGGAGCCGAGGAGCGAGGTGGCGTCGGTGTTCTCCGACGACGAGCTGTCGCGGATGGTGGTGGACGCGGGCGCGGCCGGGCTGCTCGACCAGCGGGCGGCGGCCCGGCTGCGGGACGCGCTGGAGCTGGGCAGGCGGCCGGTCGGCGCCATCGTGCTGCCGCCCGACCGGGTGGTCAGGGCGCCGCTGGGCATCACGCCGGAGGGGCTGGAGGCGCTGGGCGCGCGGTCGGGCTTCTCCCGCTTCCCGGTCGCCGACGGCGACGGGCGGGTGCTCGGCTATCTGCACGTCAAGGACGCGCTGGACGCGGAGCCGCGGGACACGCCCTTCCCCCGCTCCGCGCTGCGACCGATCACCCGGGTCGGCGCGGCGGCGCCGCTGGACGACGTGCTGACCGCGATGCGGGCCGGCCGCGCGCACCTGGCCGCGGTGGTGGACGACGAGGGCCGAGGCATGGGCCTGGTCACGATGGAGGACGTGCTGAAGGAGCTGGTGGGGCGTGGTCGCGCCTGA
- a CDS encoding SGNH/GDSL hydrolase family protein produces the protein MQTPATHTDAAATAGGATDSAGTAGGTAATTPSTSAGTAGGDAVTATATGAGAATTADPADGARRAAYRSFVALGDSFTEGMSDLLPDGGYRGWADLLAARLAALDPDFRYANLAVRGKLIRQIADDQVETAAAMGADLVTLVGGLNDVIRPRCDVAAVCALLERSVERLAPSCGQLVLMRSPIRRGPVATRFTPRMEELFDFVDALAARHGAVVVDLYGAQALRDPRMWDVDRLHLTAEGHERVAEAVWQALGLPAESDWRRVLPPTARPGWSARRAADLSFTRRHLLPWIGRRLTGRSSGDGRPPKRPDLLPYPAPAAPAGPDADPTRTA, from the coding sequence ATGCAGACGCCAGCCACGCACACCGACGCCGCCGCGACCGCGGGCGGCGCGACCGACAGCGCGGGCACCGCCGGGGGCACCGCCGCCACCACCCCGAGCACCTCCGCAGGGACCGCCGGGGGCGACGCCGTGACCGCGACCGCCACCGGTGCGGGCGCCGCCACCACCGCGGACCCCGCCGACGGCGCCCGCCGCGCCGCGTACCGCAGCTTCGTCGCCCTCGGCGACTCCTTCACCGAGGGGATGTCCGACCTGCTGCCCGACGGCGGCTACCGCGGGTGGGCGGACCTGCTGGCGGCCCGGCTGGCCGCGCTCGACCCGGACTTCCGCTACGCGAACCTCGCCGTGCGCGGCAAGCTCATCCGGCAGATCGCCGACGACCAGGTGGAGACGGCCGCGGCGATGGGCGCGGACCTGGTGACGCTGGTCGGCGGGCTCAACGACGTGATCCGGCCCAGGTGCGACGTGGCCGCGGTGTGCGCGCTGCTGGAGCGCTCGGTCGAGCGCCTGGCCCCGTCCTGCGGGCAGCTGGTGCTGATGCGCAGCCCGATCCGGCGCGGTCCGGTGGCCACCCGCTTCACGCCGCGGATGGAGGAGCTGTTCGACTTCGTCGACGCGCTCGCGGCGCGGCACGGCGCGGTCGTGGTGGACCTCTACGGCGCCCAGGCGCTGCGCGACCCGCGGATGTGGGACGTCGACCGGCTGCACCTGACCGCCGAGGGGCACGAGCGGGTCGCGGAGGCGGTCTGGCAGGCGCTCGGGCTGCCCGCCGAGAGCGACTGGCGGCGTGTGCTGCCGCCGACCGCCCGACCCGGCTGGTCCGCCCGGCGGGCGGCGGACCTCAGCTTCACCCGCCGGCACCTGCTGCCGTGGATCGGCCGCCGCCTCACCGGCCGCTCCTCCGGCGACGGCCGCCCGCCCAAGCGCCCCGACCTCCTCCCCTACCCCGCCCCTGCGGCGCCCGCCGGCCCGGATGCCGACCCGACGCGGACCGCCTGA
- a CDS encoding winged helix-turn-helix domain-containing protein produces MTELPQYVYVQVADRIEEEIRSGRLPVGARLPNERAMGEQYGVAPGTARRAVAELRDRGLVATLPNKGTFVIATPQQ; encoded by the coding sequence ATGACCGAGCTGCCGCAGTACGTGTACGTGCAGGTCGCCGACCGGATCGAGGAAGAGATCCGGTCCGGCCGCCTGCCTGTCGGCGCCCGGCTGCCGAACGAGCGGGCGATGGGCGAGCAGTACGGCGTCGCGCCGGGCACCGCGCGGCGGGCCGTCGCCGAGCTGCGTGACCGTGGCCTGGTGGCGACGCTCCCGAACAAGGGGACGTTCGTGATCGCCACGCCGCAGCAGTAG
- a CDS encoding helix-turn-helix transcriptional regulator, whose product MKIEELIGANVVRRREALEMSQAQLGEALGQHLGNAWSRQAVSSAEKGRRAFSAADLLALARALDTSIPSLFLPRSWNQQGVVTLAEGVDVPTDEYRDRILHDSDNDASFKFITQANVEELAEAVVTLNRAYALVGDRLSGLSDGVKPLFKVLGILAEVEKAKQGAAALEESDG is encoded by the coding sequence GTGAAGATCGAAGAGCTGATCGGCGCGAACGTCGTGCGACGGCGAGAAGCCCTCGAAATGTCGCAGGCGCAACTCGGGGAGGCTCTTGGCCAGCACCTCGGCAACGCGTGGAGCCGACAGGCGGTGTCGTCGGCGGAGAAGGGCCGCCGGGCGTTCAGTGCGGCAGACCTTCTCGCGCTTGCGCGAGCCCTCGACACCTCGATCCCCTCGCTATTCCTGCCGCGGAGCTGGAATCAGCAGGGCGTTGTCACGCTGGCCGAAGGTGTGGACGTACCCACTGATGAGTACCGAGACCGCATCTTGCACGACTCCGACAATGACGCGTCGTTCAAGTTCATCACGCAGGCGAACGTCGAGGAGTTGGCCGAGGCCGTCGTCACGCTGAACAGGGCATATGCCCTCGTGGGTGACCGCCTGTCAGGACTGAGCGACGGAGTAAAGCCCCTGTTCAAGGTGCTGGGGATCCTTGCGGAGGTGGAGAAGGCGAAGCAAGGCGCCGCAGCGCTTGAGGAGAGTGATGGCTGA
- a CDS encoding AAA family ATPase — protein sequence MTTALTPYCVHPRPSDGRACDNLPGAHDGGALGHPFTSDPSRRGHLAPVPPAPEQVPAKGPHNLRTPAPPENDGVPREVVLTPASRVKMRPVRWLWDTTPEGAPPTSHGRIPMASLAIAAGGPGLGKSQFAVWMAARITTGTLPGELYGQPRSVIYAAAEDSWSYTIAPRLVAAGADLDRVFRVDVRDDGRAHARLTLPSDTSLLGRAAETYSVALVIADPLLSFIDGSINDYRAADVRQALEPLIAEADRGRFTILGLAHFTKAGGTDPLTRIAGSGAFGQLIRSLIAFAQHDTDDGETEFVMSLEKNNLGRLGLPAHGYVIQPATVETADGPAYVSRFVLGPESTTTVRDVMRDEIATGGLDRTERTEAMQWLEDYLTTGDRCGEALPKEVANAARDARISENALRDAKRRLGIRSVKQKGVPNGPWLWQLPGYAPDDTPPGP from the coding sequence GTGACCACCGCCTTGACGCCGTACTGCGTCCACCCGCGCCCGAGCGACGGCCGCGCCTGCGACAACCTGCCGGGCGCACACGACGGCGGAGCGCTCGGGCATCCGTTCACGTCCGACCCGTCGCGCCGCGGGCACCTCGCCCCGGTGCCGCCAGCGCCCGAGCAGGTGCCCGCCAAGGGTCCGCACAATCTGCGCACCCCCGCCCCGCCCGAGAACGACGGCGTACCGCGCGAGGTGGTGCTCACCCCAGCCTCACGCGTCAAGATGCGGCCCGTCAGGTGGCTATGGGACACAACACCCGAGGGCGCCCCGCCGACCTCGCACGGCCGCATCCCCATGGCGTCCCTCGCCATCGCGGCCGGCGGGCCCGGCCTCGGCAAGTCGCAGTTCGCCGTCTGGATGGCCGCCCGCATCACCACCGGCACCCTGCCCGGTGAGCTGTACGGGCAACCCCGCAGCGTCATCTACGCGGCGGCCGAGGACTCGTGGTCCTACACCATCGCACCCCGGCTCGTTGCCGCCGGGGCCGACCTCGACCGCGTGTTTCGGGTCGACGTACGCGACGACGGACGCGCGCACGCTCGCCTCACCCTGCCGTCGGACACCTCGCTACTCGGCCGCGCCGCCGAGACGTACAGCGTCGCCCTGGTCATCGCAGACCCGCTGCTGTCGTTCATCGACGGCAGCATCAACGACTACCGCGCCGCCGACGTACGGCAGGCTCTCGAACCGCTCATCGCCGAGGCCGACCGCGGCCGATTCACGATCCTCGGCCTGGCCCACTTCACCAAGGCGGGCGGCACCGACCCCCTTACCCGCATCGCCGGCTCGGGCGCCTTCGGCCAGCTCATCCGCTCCCTGATCGCCTTTGCGCAGCACGACACCGACGACGGCGAGACCGAGTTCGTGATGTCGCTGGAGAAGAACAACCTCGGCCGCCTCGGGCTGCCCGCCCATGGCTACGTGATCCAGCCCGCCACCGTAGAGACCGCAGACGGCCCCGCGTACGTCTCCCGGTTCGTCCTCGGCCCGGAGTCCACCACCACCGTCCGCGACGTGATGCGCGACGAGATCGCCACCGGCGGCCTCGACCGCACCGAGCGCACCGAGGCCATGCAGTGGCTGGAGGACTACCTCACCACCGGCGACAGGTGCGGCGAGGCGCTGCCCAAGGAGGTGGCCAACGCCGCCCGGGACGCCCGGATCTCGGAGAACGCACTCCGGGACGCGAAACGCCGCCTCGGTATCCGCAGCGTCAAGCAGAAGGGAGTGCCCAATGGCCCCTGGCTCTGGCAACTGCCCGGCTACGCGCCCGACGACACACCCCCGGGACCGTGA